In Electrophorus electricus isolate fEleEle1 chromosome 10, fEleEle1.pri, whole genome shotgun sequence, the genomic window TAAACAAACTAAAGAATATTGCTGAAGAAACCCAGAAGAGTAAGTTGCAGGCTGAAGGGGAGGTGGAAAGGTTTCGTAAGCTTGCCTTGGAGgaagagaacaggaggagagaaGCTGaggaaaaggtaaagaagattgcagcagcagagcaggaagCAGCTCGACAGCGGCAGACTGCCCAAGAGGAGGTGGAGCGTCTCAAAAAGAAGGCAGAAGAGGCCAGAAAGCAGAAGGACGATGCTGATATGGAGGCAGAGAAACAAATCCTGGTAGCAAAAGAGGCAGCTCAGAGATGCAGTGCTGCTGAGCATCAAGTCCAGAGTGTCCTTGTGCAGCAGAAAGAAGACAGCCTTGTGCAGGAAAAGCTAAAGGAAGAGTATGCAAAAGCCAAAAAGCTTGCTGAGGAAGCAGAGAAAGCCaaagaaaaggcagaaaatGAAGCTGCCCTTCTTCGGCAGAAAGCAGAGGAGGCAGAGCGTCAGCGTCAGGCAGCTGAAGAGGAAGCTAGCCGTCAGGCCCAAGCCCAGGAAGACGCTGAGAGAATAAGAAAGGAGGCTGAATTTGAAGCTGCCAAGCGTGCTCAAGCAGAGACTGCTGCACTGAGACAGAAACAGCAAGCTGATGCAGAAATGgcaaagcacaaaacacttgCAGAGCAAACTCTTAAGCAGAAATCTCAAGTTGAGCAAGAGCTTACCAAAGTGAAATTGCAGCTAGATGAAACTGACAAACAGAAATCACTTTTGGATGATGAGCTACATCGACTTAAGGATGAAGTCAGTGATGCTGTTAAACAGAAGGCCCAGGTAGAAGATGAACTATTTAAAGTTAAGATTCAAATGGAGGAGCTTATCAAACTCAAGATCCGAATTGAAGAGGAAAACCAGCGACTTATCCGAAAGGACAAGGACAATACTCAGAAGTTCCtggaagaggaggcagagaacATGAAAAAGTTAGCAGAAGAAGCTGCTAGACTCAGTATAGAGGCTCAGGAAGCAGCACGTATGAGACAGATAGCAGAGTCTGACCTTGCCCAGCAAAGGGCACTTGCTGAAAAAATGCTTAAGGAAAAGATGCAAGCTATTCAGGAAGCCTCCAGACTGAGAGCTGAAGCAGAAATGCTTCAGAGACAAAAAGATCTGGCTCAAGAACAGGCTCAAAAGCTGCTTGAAGACAAACAGCTGATGCAGCAGCGACTtgaagaagagacagagggattCCAGAAATCATTAGAAGCTGAACGCAAAAGACAGTTGGAGATCACAGCCGAAGCTGAGAAACTTAAACTCTGGGTGTCTCAGCTTAGTGATGCCCATTCAAAAGCTGAGGAGGAAGCAAAGAAATTCAAAAAGCAGGCAGATGAGATCAGCGCACGTCTTCATGAGACTGAGCTTGccacaaaagagaaaatgaccGTTGTTGAAAAATTGGAGGTACAGAGATTAAGCAGTAGTAAAGAAGCCAATGAGCTACGCCAAGCAATTGCTGaccttgaaaaagaaaagtctAAATTGAAAAAAGAGGCTGAAGACTTACAGAAAAAATCTCAAGAGGTATTGTGTTAAACATGGCATAGTTTTGCAGCTTATGTCATTGTTAACCCCCTCCCTAAAAACTAACATTGCTTAAATGatcaaatgtaattatttttcttccttATTCTAGGAAGTACATAATTTTGGCAATTACTCCTGATtaagtcatttttttcttaGAGTATAGCTTCTTTCAACTATAGAATGAGTGTTTACTCTGatattttattaacaatataGTTCGTTATGTAGAAAGAcaacttgtttatttatatttatgtaacaCTTTTTTCTCCAATTTCTCTAGATGGCAGCTGCACAACAGGAACAGATTAAACAGGAGAAAACAATCCTGCAGCAGACGTTCATCTCAGAAAAGGAGATGCtgttgaagaaagaaaaacaaattgaaGATGAGAAGAAAAGACTGGAAAGCCAGTTTGAAGAAGAAGTGAAAAAATCCAGAGCTCTACAGGAggaacaacagcagcaacaaaggCACatggaagaagagaaaaagaaacttcAGTCCACGATGGACACTGCtcttaagaaacaaaaagaagctgaagaggaaatgctcaaaaaacaaaaagaaatgcaagAGCTTGAGAGGAAGAAGCTCGAGCAGGAGAAAATGCTTGCTGAAGAAAATCAGAAGTTGCGTGATAAACTTCAGCAGCTTGAAGTTATTCAAACACACCAAATCTCCCGGACTCAAGAGATGGAAATTCAGACTGTTGACCTCAATGGCCAAAGTGTTGAAGTGGACAGTAGAAATGGAGAATCTGCCTTATATTTTGATGGCATTAGGGAGAAGGTCCCCGCAAGCCGCCTGTTAGAAGTAGGCCTATTGGGCAATAAGGATTATGACAAGCTAACAAAAGGCAAGATCAGAGTGAATGAGCTGAGCCAGACAGAAAACCTCAAAACAATTCTTAAGGGTAAGAACTGCATTGGGGGCCTTCTTGTTCACCCAAATAATAAAATGCCTATTTATCAAGCTATCAAAGAGAAGAAGATTGCTCCTGGAACTGGTTTGGTACTACTGGAAGCACAGGCAGCCTCTGGATATATTGTTGACCCTGTTAAAAACAAGAAGTTATCTGTCAATGAAGCTGTGAAGGAGGGTCTCATAGGACCTGAACTCCATAACAAAATGTTGTCTGCTGAAAAAGCTGTTACTGGTTATAAGGATCCGTACACAGAGGAAAAGATTTCACTCTTTGAGGCCATGAAGAAAGGCCTTATAGTGGAAGATCATGCAATCAGACTGCTTGAGGCTCAGATTGCTACTGGTGGAATCATTGACCCCATTAATAGCCACCGTGTACCAATTGAAACTGCTTATAAACAGGGACAGTTTGATGCAGAAATTAACAAAATTCTTCAAGATCCTTCAGATGACACAAAAGGATTCTTTGATCCAAACACCCAAGAAAACCTCACATACTTGCAGTTAATGGAGAGGTGCATCACTGATCCTGAAACTGGATTGCTCCTCCTGCCTGTTACAGAGAAGGCTGCTCTTAATGCCAGAACTTTCACTGAGGAAGAAACCAGAGATATCTTCCATAAGACAACTGTGTCTGTGCCATTTGGAAGATTCAAAGGAAAAACAGTTACTATCTGGGAAATTATTAATTCTGAGTACTTCACAGAGGACCAGAAAAAGGATCTAATTCGTCAGTACAAAACTGGCAAGATTACAGTAGAAAAGATCATTAAAATTGTAATCTCTGTtgcagaggaaaaagagaaaaagcatgAGCTTGAATTTGATGGCCTCAGAAGACCTGTTCCTGCAGCAGAGCTACTTGAATCCAAAGTTATTGACAAGGATCTCTATAACAAGTTACACAAAGGAAATAAGACTATCAAAGAGGTGTCTGAGATGGAGGCTGTGTATAAGTCTCTGAAGGGCTCAAACTTCATTGCAGGAGTGATCATCAACTCAACTAAAGAAATAATGTCATTATACCAGGCAATCAAAAAGAATGTGATGAAGCCAGGACATGCTATGAATCTATTAGAAGCTCAAGCTGCAACTGGATACATCATAGACCCTGTTAAAAACCAGATGTTTACAGTTGATGAAGCTGTCAAAGCTGGTGTTATTGGCCCTGAGCTGCATGAAAAACTTTTGTCTGCAGAAAGAGCCGTCACAGGCTACAGGGATCCTTACAGTGGACaaactgtgtctttgtttgagGCTATGAAGAAGGAACTGATTCACAAAGACCAGGGAATGAGGTTCCTTGATGCACAACTGGCAACAGGAGGTATTATAGACCCTGTGAAAAGCCATCACATTCCACATGACATCGCCTGCAAGCGGGGTTACTTTGCTGATGAAACCAATGAGGTCTTGAATAACCCAACAGATGAAATCAAAGGTTACTATGATCCTAACACCCAAGAATATGTCACATATATGCAGCTTCAGAAGAGGTGCCTCACTGACAAAAAGACAGGTCTTCAACTTCTGCCCCTATCTGAACAAGCGATCAGTAACAAAGAAGAACAGAAGTTCACTGAGGCACAGACCAAAGAAGCCATGACACAGGCAAACGTGGAAGTTCAGAGTGGACAATTTAAAGGAAGGAAAGTTACTATCTGGGAGATAATCAACTCAGATTATCTTACTGAGGAACAAAGGCTTGATTTGATCAGGCAATACAGGTCTGGGAAAATGACAATTGAGAAGATTATAAAGATTGTAATCACAATTGTAGATGAAAAAGAAGCCAAGAAACAAGAGCAATCCAGTTTCAAAGGGCTCAGGGCTCCCGTCCCAGCTAAATCCCTGTTTGACTCCAGAATTATTGATAAAACTACTCTTGATTTGCTTCAGCAAGGTAAGATGACTCCAGATGAGGTGAGCATAAACAATGCTGTTAACAAGTATCTACAAGGCTCTGAAAGCATTGCTGGAATATACCTTGAACCTACAAAAGAGAAAATTAGCATTTATCAAGCAATGAAAAAGAATCTCCTGAGACAGAACAAAGGAATAGCCCTGCTCGAAGCCCAAGCTGCTACAGGTTTTATTGTGGATCCTATAAAGAATCAGTTCCTTACAGTTGATGATGCTGTCAAAGCAGGTGTTGTGGGACCTGAGCTTCACGAAAAACTTCTCATTGCTGAAAAAGCTGTTACTGGCTACAAAGACCCATTCACAGGCAATAAAATCTCTGTATTCCAAGCAATGCAAAAAGATCTCATCCCCAAAGAACATGGCATGCCTCTCTTGGAGGCACAGACTTCCACTGGAGGAATTATTGATCCCATTAACAGTCATCGGATTCCCACTGATGCAGCATGCCAGCAGGGATATTTTAGCAAAGAAATGGCCAAGAGCATTGCTGAAATCTcggataaaaacaaaaccttctCTGACCCAGATACTGATGAAAATGTGTCATATAAACAATTGAAGGATAAGTGTATGACAGACCCTCAGACAGGCTTAAATCTCTTACGAATTTCTAAACCACAGGCACCAACATTGGTGGAAAAGACTTATCTTTACACTGAAGAACAAACACAGAGTGATCTAGCCAGTATTCAGGTTGACCTCCCGATTGAGAGTCATGCACAAGGCTCAATGTCCCTCTGGGATGTCATGAACTCTAAACTGCTACCTGAAGAGGAGAGGATAAAGCTACTGGATGATTATCGTTCTGGCAAAATAACAAAAGAGCGaatgataattataataattgaAATAATGGAGCAGAGAGAAATAATCAGAGGACAAACCATCAAGTCATACGACATAGTCAGACGCCGTGTCACTATTGAAGAACTCTATAATGCTCATATTATTGACTTAGACACTTACAACCTGCTGAAGCAAGAGAAGAAGACAATTCGTGAGATCATGGAGTTGCAGAGTGTTAAACAGTACTTGTTTGGTACAGGCAGTGTTGCAGGTGTGAGACCTGATTCCAGTTCTGCAATCAGTATTTATCAGGCAATGAAGAGAGGGTTAATGAAGCCAGAAGATGCTATTGGTCTCTTGGAAGCACAGGCAGCCACTGGGTTTATCATTGATCCCATTAGAAATGAGATGCTTACAGTTGATGAAGCAGTGCGGAAAGGGGTAGTCGGACCAGAAATTCATGACAAACTTCTGTCTGCAGAAAGAGCTGTTACTGGGTATAAGGATCCATATAGTGGGAAAATAATTTCTCTTTTCCAAGCAATGAAAAAGAACCTTGTACAAGAGGACTATGCTTTAAGGCTTCTTGAAGCTCAAATATCCACTGGAGGTATCATAGATCCAGAATTCAACTTCCATCTCCCAGCAGATGTTGCTACACAACGTGGCTATATCAGTAAAGAGACCTATGAGAGGCTTTCTGATGAAGTTAAGGGATATGTTGATCCTGTCACAGAGGAAAAGCTCTCATATTTCCAACTGCTCAAGAGATGCAAGGTTGATCAAAATGGACTGTATCTGCTGGCTTTAGCAGAAAAAAGACCAATGTTTAAGGGTCTCAGGAAGGAAATCACAATGGAAGAGTTAGTCCGTTCACAAATCATTGATGCAAAAACAGCATCTGATCTCAGTGAGGGTCTGATAACAGTTGAAGAGTTGAGCAGTAGACTCAAGAAGTATCTTGAGGGCACAAGTTGcattgctggtgtgtttctGGAAACAACTAAAGACCGTCTTTCCATATACCAAGCCATGAAAAAGAACATGATCAGGCCAGGAACTGCCTTTGAACTGCTGGAAGCTCAAGCAGCCACAGGATACATCATTGATCCCATCAAAAACCTTAAGCTTACAGTCAGTGAAGCTGTGAGAATGGGAATTGTGGGTCTAGAATTTAAAGACAAACTCATGTCTGCTGAACGGGCTGTCACTGGCTACAGAGACCCTTATACAGGCAAAACCATCTCCCTCTTCCAGGCTATGAAAAAAGGTCTCATCCTAAAAGATCATGGAATTCGTCTTCTTGAAGCACAAATTGCTACTGGAGGTATCATCGATCCTGAGGAAAGCCATCGTTTGCCAGTGGAAGTGGCCTACAACCGAGGATTCTTTGATCAGGAGATGAATGAAATTCTCAGTGATCCATCCGATGATACCAAGGGCTTCTTTGACCCAAACACAGAAGAGAACCTAACCTATCTGCAGCTAATGGAGAGATGCATTACAGACCCACAAACTGGTCTTGTGCTTTTGCTTCTAAAGGAAAAGAAACGGGAAAAAACATCATCATCCAAATCCTCTGTTCGCAAACGTAGAGTTGTAATTGTTGATCCCGAGACAGGCAAGGAAATGTCTGTGTATGAAGCTTATCGCAAGGGACTCATTGACCACCAGACATACCTTGAACTTTCAGAGCAGGAATGTGAATGGGAAGAAATTACAATGACTTCTTCTGATGGTGAAGAGAAGTCCATAATTATTGACAGGAGATCAGGTCGCCAGTATGACATTGCTGATGCTCTGGCAAGAGGCCTTATTGATCAGTCATCTCTTGACCAGTACCGCTCTGGAAATCTTGCCATTACAGAATTTGCTGACATGTTATCTGGAAACATGGGTGGCTTTCGTTCCCGGTCATCCTCCTTTGGATCCACTTCCTCTTATCCAATGAGTCCCATACCCTCCATCAAAACCCCCACATCTGTATGGAATGATCCAACTGAGGAGACTGGTCCTATTGCGGGAATTCTTGATACAGACACCCTAGAGAAGGTTTCAGTCTCTGAAGCCATGCACAGAAACTTAGTTGACAGCATCTCTGGACAGAGACTGTTGGAAGCACAAGCCTGCACAGGTGGCATAATAGACCCATCAACTGGGGAAAAGTTCTCTGTTGCTGATGCAGCCAGTGGGGGTCTTTTAGATAAGTCAATGGTCGACAGAATAAATTTAGCACAGAAAGCCTTCAATGGATTTGAGGATCCTAGAACCAAAGCAAAGATGTCTGCTGCTCAAGCCCTTAAGAAAGGCTGGCTGTATTATGAAGCTGGTCAGCGATTCCTGGAAGTGCAGTATCTCACTGGTGGTCTTATTGAGCCAGAGGCTGAAGGAAGAGTCT contains:
- the plecb gene encoding plectin isoform X17 — its product is MKVIPDERDRVQKKTFTKWVNKHLVKHWRAEAQRHVTDLYEDLRDGHNLISLLEVLSGETLSRERDVVRSLRLPREKGRMRFHKLQNVNIALDFLKHRQVKLVNIRNDDIADGNPKLTLGLIWTIILHFQISDIQVNGQSDDMSAKEKLLLWSQHMVEGYPGLRCDNFTTSWRDGKLFNAVIHRHEPRFIDMSKVYRQTNLENLEQAFTVAERELGVTRLLDPEDVDVPHPDEKSIITYVSSLYDAMPRAPDVPDGVRVNELELRWQEYYELVTILLQWIRHHIVIFEERKFPASYEEIEILWRQFLRFKETELPAKESDKDRSKHIYQSFESAVQAGQIKVPPGYHPIDVEKEWGRLHVAILERERLLRTEFERLERLQRIVSKVQMESGVCEEQLNQLETVLQSDIRLLNAGKSAQHSAELERDLDKADGMIRLLFNDVQILKDGRHLQAEQMYRRVYRLHERLVNLRSDYNLRLKSGVMPAQASLVQTQVSSQRMRPELDDVTLRYIQDLLAWVEENQRRLETAEWGSDLPTVESQLGSHRGLHQTVEDFKAKIERARADENQLSPVSKSTYREYLAKLDLQYARLMNLSKSRLRNLDQLHAFVSAATKELMWLNDKEEEEVNYDWSDRNTNMTAKKENYSGLMRELELKEKKISDIQTAGDRLIKEGHPGKKTVEAFTAALQTQWSWILQLCCCIEAHLKENTAYYQFFADVKEAEEKMKKMQDTMKKKYTCERSTTATRLEDLLQDTLEEKEHLNEFKTHVAGLNRRAKSVVQLKPRNPTTAIKGKLPVQAVCDFKQMEITVHKGDECALLNNSQPHKWKVLNRSGSEATVPSVCFLVPPVNKEALESVSNLDTGLQQMSTLWQKLHADMKGLLSWQYLMKDIQFIRTWNITMLRTMKVDEYRQILRNLELHYQDFLRDTANSQQFSPEDRMQMEKDYKMTTQHYEKLLRTMEKRPVIKSRGDQDESVCKTYISQIKDLRLQIEDCESRTVAHIRQPVEKDPLKDCLQKTTDQKRVHVELEGIKKNLDNVAQKAEEVLASPEQSSTPVLRSELDITLQKMDHTYSLSSVYLEKLKTIEVVIRNTLGTEDILKKYEDRLREVYKVPTDTKEVDTYHAELKKMRGEAEGQQPAFDALEGQLAKAIIVSERMAQVHRERDAELDHYKQHLGSLQERWHAVFAQIDLRQRELEQLGRHLGYYRESYDWLIHWIADAKQRQEKIQAVPIVDSKTLKEQLAQEKKLLEEIEKNKEKVDECQKYAKAYIDTIKDYELQLVAYNAQAEPLTSPLKKTKVESASDNIIQEYVTLRTRYSELMTLTSQYIKFIKDTQTRLEDEEKAAEKLKEEERKKMAEMQAELEKQKQLAEAHAKAIAKAEKEAKELKLMMQEEVSKREVVAVDAEKQKQNIQQELHELRNISEQEIKSKSQQVEEALQSRAKIEEEIRVIRLQLDTTVKQKSTAETELKQLREKAEEAEKLRKAAQEEAEKLRKQVTEETQKKRKAEDELKFKCEAEREAAKQKQKALEDLEQLKLQAEEAERRMKQAEVEKDRQISLAHEAAQKSATAELQSKRMSFVEKTSKLEESLKEKHGTVMQLQEEADRLKKQQEEADRARVDAEKELEKWRQKANEALRLRLQAEEEAHRKTLAQEEAEKQKEEAEREAKKRSKAEESALKQKEMAEQELERQRKLAEATAQQKLSAEQELIRLRADFDHAEQQRSLLDDELYRLKNEVNAAVQQRKQLEDELTKVRSEMDILLQLKSKAEKESMSTTEKSKQLLETEAAKMRDLAEEAAKLRAIAEEAKRQRQVAEEEAARQRAEAERILKEKLAAINDATRLKTEAEIALKEKEAENERLRRQAEDEAYQRKALEDQASQHKQDIEEKIDQLKKSSEMELGRQKAIVDETLKQRRIVEEEIRILKLNFEKASSGKLDLELELNKLKNIAEETQKSKLQAEGEVERFRKLALEEENRRREAEEKVKKIAAAEQEAARQRQTAQEEVERLKKKAEEARKQKDDADMEAEKQILVAKEAAQRCSAAEHQVQSVLVQQKEDSLVQEKLKEEYAKAKKLAEEAEKAKEKAENEAALLRQKAEEAERQRQAAEEEASRQAQAQEDAERIRKEAEFEAAKRAQAETAALRQKQQADAEMAKHKTLAEQTLKQKSQVEQELTKVKLQLDETDKQKSLLDDELHRLKDEVSDAVKQKAQVEDELFKVKIQMEELIKLKIRIEEENQRLIRKDKDNTQKFLEEEAENMKKLAEEAARLSIEAQEAARMRQIAESDLAQQRALAEKMLKEKMQAIQEASRLRAEAEMLQRQKDLAQEQAQKLLEDKQLMQQRLEEETEGFQKSLEAERKRQLEITAEAEKLKLWVSQLSDAHSKAEEEAKKFKKQADEISARLHETELATKEKMTVVEKLEVQRLSSSKEANELRQAIADLEKEKSKLKKEAEDLQKKSQEMAAAQQEQIKQEKTILQQTFISEKEMLLKKEKQIEDEKKRLESQFEEEVKKSRALQEEQQQQQRHMEEEKKKLQSTMDTALKKQKEAEEEMLKKQKEMQELERKKLEQEKMLAEENQKLRDKLQQLEVIQTHQISRTQEMEIQTVDLNGQSVEVDSRNGESALYFDGIREKVPASRLLEVGLLGNKDYDKLTKGKIRVNELSQTENLKTILKGKNCIGGLLVHPNNKMPIYQAIKEKKIAPGTGLVLLEAQAASGYIVDPVKNKKLSVNEAVKEGLIGPELHNKMLSAEKAVTGYKDPYTEEKISLFEAMKKGLIVEDHAIRLLEAQIATGGIIDPINSHRVPIETAYKQGQFDAEINKILQDPSDDTKGFFDPNTQENLTYLQLMERCITDPETGLLLLPVTEKAALNARTFTEEETRDIFHKTTVSVPFGRFKGKTVTIWEIINSEYFTEDQKKDLIRQYKTGKITVEKIIKIVISVAEEKEKKHELEFDGLRRPVPAAELLESKVIDKDLYNKLHKGNKTIKEVSEMEAVYKSLKGSNFIAGVIINSTKEIMSLYQAIKKNVMKPGHAMNLLEAQAATGYIIDPVKNQMFTVDEAVKAGVIGPELHEKLLSAERAVTGYRDPYSGQTVSLFEAMKKELIHKDQGMRFLDAQLATGGIIDPVKSHHIPHDIACKRGYFADETNEVLNNPTDEIKGYYDPNTQEYVTYMQLQKRCLTDKKTGLQLLPLSEQAISNKEEQKFTEAQTKEAMTQANVEVQSGQFKGRKVTIWEIINSDYLTEEQRLDLIRQYRSGKMTIEKIIKIVITIVDEKEAKKQEQSSFKGLRAPVPAKSLFDSRIIDKTTLDLLQQGKMTPDEVSINNAVNKYLQGSESIAGIYLEPTKEKISIYQAMKKNLLRQNKGIALLEAQAATGFIVDPIKNQFLTVDDAVKAGVVGPELHEKLLIAEKAVTGYKDPFTGNKISVFQAMQKDLIPKEHGMPLLEAQTSTGGIIDPINSHRIPTDAACQQGYFSKEMAKSIAEISDKNKTFSDPDTDENVSYKQLKDKCMTDPQTGLNLLRISKPQAPTLVEKTYLYTEEQTQSDLASIQVDLPIESHAQGSMSLWDVMNSKLLPEEERIKLLDDYRSGKITKERMIIIIIEIMEQREIIRGQTIKSYDIVRRRVTIEELYNAHIIDLDTYNLLKQEKKTIREIMELQSVKQYLFGTGSVAGVRPDSSSAISIYQAMKRGLMKPEDAIGLLEAQAATGFIIDPIRNEMLTVDEAVRKGVVGPEIHDKLLSAERAVTGYKDPYSGKIISLFQAMKKNLVQEDYALRLLEAQISTGGIIDPEFNFHLPADVATQRGYISKETYERLSDEVKGYVDPVTEEKLSYFQLLKRCKVDQNGLYLLALAEKRPMFKGLRKEITMEELVRSQIIDAKTASDLSEGLITVEELSSRLKKYLEGTSCIAGVFLETTKDRLSIYQAMKKNMIRPGTAFELLEAQAATGYIIDPIKNLKLTVSEAVRMGIVGLEFKDKLMSAERAVTGYRDPYTGKTISLFQAMKKGLILKDHGIRLLEAQIATGGIIDPEESHRLPVEVAYNRGFFDQEMNEILSDPSDDTKGFFDPNTEENLTYLQLMERCITDPQTGLVLLLLKEKKREKTSSSKSSVRKRRVVIVDPETGKEMSVYEAYRKGLIDHQTYLELSEQECEWEEITMTSSDGEEKSIIIDRRSGRQYDIADALARGLIDQSSLDQYRSGNLAITEFADMLSGNMGGFRSRSSSFGSTSSYPMSPIPSIKTPTSVWNDPTEETGPIAGILDTDTLEKVSVSEAMHRNLVDSISGQRLLEAQACTGGIIDPSTGEKFSVADAASGGLLDKSMVDRINLAQKAFNGFEDPRTKAKMSAAQALKKGWLYYEAGQRFLEVQYLTGGLIEPEAEGRVSLEEAIKRGTIDARTAQKLRDVSAYSKYLTCPKTKLKISYKDAMDRSMTEEGTGLKLLEACSQSSKGLYSPYNISGAGSASGSRSGSRTGSRSGSRRGSFDATGSGFSMNFSSSSYTSTSYSRRF